One region of Pogoniulus pusillus isolate bPogPus1 chromosome 19, bPogPus1.pri, whole genome shotgun sequence genomic DNA includes:
- the ASB12 gene encoding ankyrin repeat and SOCS box protein 12, translating into MMKAVHGRQHQNKMSLMDINKMFCMLQPREDEDDNGESEELSQVVSEDNYQALDKLLSQDRYKRFINRRSGWGVPSTPLRLAATWGCVGSMKVLLAHGAEVDSLDVKAQTPLFMAVSNGHQECVKILLDAGASPTGSIYNNCSPLLIAARDGNVGILQQLLDHGAETNVHARLPAWAVNSVACSGPLYLAAAYGHLECFRMLLLYGADPNYNCTDERVIAQIKEPKTLLETCLRHGCRSDFIQLLIDFGANVYLPSVRVDEATTRSEGLELLLQARAHPKSLLSQSRLVMRRLLKQAGHPPILGKLEIPAALVNYLQHQPRCRAQH; encoded by the exons ATGATGAAAGCAGTACATGGGAGACAGCACCAAAACAAAATGAGCCTGATGGATATCAACAAAATGTTCTGCATGCTCCAGCCCAGAGAAGATGAAGATGACAATGGAGAAAGCGAGGAGCTGAGCCAAGTGGTGTCCGAGGACAACTACCAAGCCCTCGATAAGCTCTTGTCTCAAGACAGGTACAAAAGGTTCATCAATCGCAGGAGCGGCTGGGGTGTGCCCAGCACCCCCCTGCGCCTGGCCGCCACGTGGGGCTGTGTCGGGAGCATGAAGGTCCTCCTGGCCCATGGAGCAGAGGTGGACAGCCTGGATGTGAAGGCTCAAACCCCACTTTTCATGGCAGTCAGCAACGGCCACCAGGAATGTGTGAAGATTCTCCTGGACGCAGGTGCCAGCCCCACCGGCAGCATCTACAACAACTGCTCGCCGCTGCTCATTGCTGCGAGGGATGGGAACGTGggcatcctgcagcagctcctggatcACGGGGCAGAAACCAACGTCCACGCGAGGCTGCCCGCTTGGGCTGTCAACTCAGTGGCTTGTTCTGGCCCCCTCTACCTCGCAGCCGCGTACGGGCACCTGGAGTGCTTTcggatgctgctgctgtacgGCGCCGATCCCAACTACAACTGCACCGACGAGAGAGTCATCGCCCAGATCAAGGAGCCCAAGACCCTGCTGGAAACCTGCCTGAGGCACGGCTGCAGGAGCGACTTCATCCAGCTGCTCATTGACTTTGGAGCCAACGTGTACCTGCCCAGCGTCAGGGTAGATGAGGCGACCACCCGCAGCgagggcctggagctgctgctgcaggcgaGAG CTCACCCCAAGTCCTTGCTGTCTCAGTCCAGGCTGGTGATGAGACGTCTCCTGAAGCAGGCTGGCCACCCACCCATCCTTGGCAAGCTAGAGATCCCAGCGGCCCTGGTGAACTACCTCCAACACCAGCCACggtgcagagcccagcactaG
- the AMER1 gene encoding APC membrane recruitment protein 1 encodes METGCPEEPAQARSQSVACGQPEGWDQQQEEAGDQRPEPGAASVVAAEPQQPQPPPGKLKKTAFKLFGGKRSICTLPSFFGGRSKGQGKAASKKGLIKCKTHDGLSDATYEKGDGVQLESPSESSRDSRPCLLPSSQSAHSAVDTGTRFDLGQGDSSPPGSIEGCEKKSNGEKSSFPRPKKGLKGFFNSIRRHRKSKVAECEKTELPEWTGDTEEATKAPGVGVESQGAAEERGLGHVPLATACLGSSEDDHSVGTVANSGEAAEPGCLVADEGSSESCGGDAVVMAGKRDSMDTKSEADGVVCAEFEHGDTLLDFHPDFMDNDPPCLHSGDLLSLILGDATSLKSFDSLTGCGDDIAEPDITESTISVERSREAAKRSSCLVTYQGGGEEMAIPEEAEEYLHQMWDGNVAGERSYGAQVSSSSLETHASHEAEAHPYLGDAMDGVDLLTPQSDQQESAPNSDEGYYDSTTPGPEDEGGDGLGEMKKERLPRDSYSGDALYEFDALMSPPHGEESLFESKISRPGIFSYFLDFCLPAEKSLIQMMDQKRGVMETEEERLAAIQKELLFWELQREPILKRIDVPSKEKCPREKQCVECKTRAASSLGKSQSGLGGEQVASHAPNRGVSGGVSVARAESVEWRDFAGPLCPESSYSSPKAPGSCLNQLTKSSSGFDPDPDCGLFGMAPAKAGMFPGYRLPEDEHGGVETTSSQPQVDNECEPEHAVNFSQALVEFASSGTLFSSLSESLGSSASGSSFTQNLPALPTMVTFDVVDVEQEGEGECEEHPEMNAGEDIADEFDDGYGQKESLAECDERMSPGYSPGSFQSCNWGVTSLPRHLRLHGLSPSMPAPLSIDRRSRSLDTESLEFELGDTQGAKGGTQPCRLWAKREGGKKDSGGTRRSRSKEEGELAAPDGGLSWPGLQHLQHDAAMAAGVTQHWDFAAAVAMESAWQPAEQPGTASPPFLSLSRSIPGETLDMQPQEAELNRHPVRPSNLPLQGEARRSWEAAGSYRYHGEATTKKLPHLLPVGETEPDLPLSFPFACSPEKRPKCKPVGIAQGVPQHPSGSTDALRSPERCGEPLKGRAASGLPVLPATINVPDAE; translated from the coding sequence ATggaaacaggctgcccggaggaGCCTGCCCAGGCCAGGTCACAGTCGGTGGCCTGTGGGCAGCCAGAGGGATgggaccagcagcaggaggaggctggggacCAGCGGCCTGAGCCGGGCGCTGCTTCTGTGgtagctgcagagccacagcagcctcagccaccCCCTGGCAAGCtgaagaaaacagctttcaagCTGTTTGGGGGAAAGAGGAGCATCTGTACTCTGCCCAGCTTCTTTGGAGGCAGAAGCAAAGGCCAGGGGAAAGCAGCCTCTAAAAAGGGCCTCATCAAATGCAAGACCCACGATGGGCTCAGCGATGCCACGTACGAGAAAGGCGATGGGGTGCAGCTGGAAAGCccctcagagagcagcagggactCACGGCCTTGCCTGCTGCCAAGCTCCCAAAGTGCTCACTCGGCTGTAGACACCGGCACCAGGTTTGACTTGGGCCAGGGAGATAGCTCTCCACCAGGGAGCATTGAGGGCTGTGAGAAAAAATCCAATGGAGAGAAGTCCTCCTTTCCCAGACCTAAAAAAGGGCTGAAAGGTTTTTTTAACAGTATCCGGCGTCACCGCAAGAGCAAAGTTGCTGAGTGTGAGAAAACAGAGCTCCCTGAGTGGACCGGAGacacagaggaggccaccaaagctcctggggtgggagtggaaagccaaggggctgcagaggaaagAGGACTGGGACATGTCCCTCTTGCCACAGCTtgcctggggagctctgaggatGATCACTCAGTAGGGACAGTGGCCAACAgtggggaggctgctgagcctggttGCCTTGTGGCTGATGAAGGCAGTTCTGAGAGCTGTGGTGGTGATGCTGTGGTGATGGCAGGGAAGAGGGACTCTATGGATACAAAATCAGAAGCTGATGGTGTTGTCTGTGCAGAGTTTGAGCATGGTGATACGCTGCTGGATTTCCATCCAGACTTCATGGACAATGACCCTCCCTGCCTACACTCGGGAGATCTTCTAAGCCTCATCTTAGGAGATGCCACATCCCTGAAGAGCTTCGACTCCCTGACGGGGTGTGGAGATGACATCGCCGAGCCCGACATCACTGAGAGCACCATCTCTGTGGAgcgcagcagagaggctgccaaGCGTAGCTCCTGCCTGGTCACCTACCAGGGCGGTGGGGAGGAGATGGCCATACCcgaggaggcagaggagtaCCTTCACCAGATGTGGGATGGCAACGTGGCAGGGGAGAGAAGCTACGGAGCCCAGGTGTCCAGTAGCAGTTTGGAGACGCATGCCTCGCACGAGGCAGAAGCCCATCCCTACCTGGGCGATGCGATGGATGGTGTTGACCTTCTGACACCACAGAGCGACCAGCAAGAGTCAGCCCCTAATAGTGATGAGGGGTATTATGACTCCACCACGCCAGGGCCAGAGGATGAAGGTGGAGATGGGCTTGGTGAGATGAAGAAGGAGCGTTTGCCCAGAGACAGCTACAGCGGCGATGCACTTTATGAGTTTGACGCGCTGATGAGCCCTCCTCACGGGGAGGAATCCTTGTTTGAGAGCAAGATCTCACGCCCGGGCATCTTCAGCTACTTCTTGGacttctgcctccctgctgagaagagcctgatccAGATGATGGATCAGAAGAGAGGCGTGATGGAAACAGAAGAAGAGCGGCTGGCAGCCATTCAGAAGGAGCTGCTcttctgggagctgcagagggaaccCATCTTGAAGCGTATCGACGTTCCCAGCAAGGAGAAGTGTCCCCGGGAAAAGCAGTGTGTGGAATGTAAAACCCGAGCAGCCAGCTCACTTGGCAAGAGTCAGAGTGGCCTTGGTGGTGAGCAGGTGGCCTCCCATGCCCCGAACAGGGGTGTGAGTGGTGGGGTTTCGGTGGCTAGAGCTGAAAGTGTGGAGTGGAGGgattttgcagggcccttgtgCCCAGAGAGCTCCTACAGCAGCCCAAAGGCCCCAGGAAGTTGCCTTAATCAGCTCACAAAGAGCAGCTCGGGGTTCGATCCGGACCCAGACTGTGGCTTGTTTGGCATGGCCCCAGCCAAAGCAGGGATGTTCCCCGGCTACAGACTGCCAGAAGATGAGCATGGTGGAGTGGAGaccaccagcagccagccccaggtgGACAATGAATGTGAGCCCGAGCATGCTGTGAACTTCTCCCAGGCGCTGGTGGAATTCGCCAGCAGTGGgaccctcttctccagcctctccgaAAGCCTGGGGAGCTCTGCCTCTGGCTCTTCCTTCACCCAgaacctccctgccctccccactaTGGTCACCTTTGACGTGGTGGAtgtggagcaggagggagaaggggagtgTGAGGAGCATCCTGAGATGAATGCCGGTGAGGACATCGCCGACGAGTTTGACGACGGCTACGGACAAAAGGAGTCGTTGGCTGAATGTGACGAGAGAATGTCCCCGGGGTACTCCCCGGGCTCCTTCCAGAGCTGCAACTGGGGTGTCACCAGCCTGCCCCGCCACCTGCGCCTCCACGGCCTGAGCCCCTCCATGCCCGCACCGCTCTCCATCGACCGCAGGAGCCGGTCGCTCGACACCGAGAGCCTGGAGTTTGAGCTTGGTGACACGCAGGGTGCCAAGGGTGGCACTCAGCCCTGCCGCCTCTGGGCCAAGCGGGAGGGTGGCAAAAAGGACTCAGGCGGGacgaggaggagcaggagcaaggaggaggGTGAGTTGGCGGCTCCTGATGGCGGGTTGAGCTGGCCAGgcttgcagcacctccagcatgACGCTGCAATGGCTGCTGGGGTTACGCAGCACTGGGactttgctgcagctgtggcgATGGAAAGTGCCTGGCAGCCAGCcgagcagcctggcactgcgtCTCCTCCTTTCCTGTCTCTTTCCCGGAGCATCCCTGGAGAAACCCTGGACATGCAGccccaggaggcagagctgaacAGACACCCAGTCAGACCCTCCAACTTACCTCTGCAGGGCGAGGCCAGGAGGTCCTGGGAGGCAGCTGGCTCCTACAGGTACCACGGAGAAGCCACCACCAAAAAGCTGCCTCACTTGTTACCCGTGGGAGAGACGGAGCCCGACCTGCCCCTGAGCTTCCCTTTTGCCTGCTCCCCGGAGAAACGCCCCAAGTGCAAACCTGTGGGCATCGCCCAGGGCGTTCCTCAGCACCCCAGCGGCAGCACCGATGCCCTCCGGAGCCCAGAGCGCTGCGGAGAGCCCCTGAAGGGCAGAGCCGCCTCCGGGCTGCCCGTGCTGCCTGCCACCATCAACGTCCCCGATGCAGAATGA